The stretch of DNA agtgctgggattacaggtgtgagccaccacgcccgtctgaAACTTTGTagtgcttttgagacagagtagaGACAGGGCGTGGCTTCAGCTCACCCCCCCACTACAGCATCCTTTCATGCATCCCCACTGACCACAAAACCCACACCTCTACCTTGCTGATGTATCCACTATTGCCAATGCGTTAGTCATACAAAGTAAATTGCCATTTTGTATTCATCTTCTGTGCTCTCACAATGTTTACCCAGGCCTTTTACTTAAAGAATTCCGGGAACTGGCCTTAGGAGGTCCAAAATATCAAACCAACATTGTGTGTGGAGTGTCCCTCCTCAGGAAAGAATACAGATTTGTTGCAATTGGCCAGACCACCTGGTGGTCCATTATTCAAGAtaaccctcaccagatgctgaccTGCACACCCTACCCCTCATGTGCTGGGCCTGCCTACCCTACCTGAGGTCAATTCCAACACTTTGCCTAAGAGAAAAACCCTGCAGGCTTTTTTCGGAGTCAGTCAGGGAACTCTCTCTTTCATTTGTGTTGTGTCCCTTATGCCCAGGCATAAGCTCCAATGAAGCCTTCTTGGCAAATTCTTTTAGCCTCATGTCAATTTCTATAGCAATGAGAGTCTAAGAACTTGTGGTTGGCAACCATTTCCCACTTTGATTCTGGGCTTAGTCGCATGACTTGCCCTGATCAATAGGAGTCTAAGACATACAAGACAAGCACAGGCTTGAAATGGGGTTGCACACGGGACTTTCCTGCTCTGCCACTGGCGTGTGAGCAGATACAGGCTAGTCTGTGGGAAGTGAATCCTGCAAACCAGAACTGAGTAACCCCAGTCACTCCAGCTGAGGTCATGGTAGGCTAGCCAACTGCCAGTGGATCCCAAGGCCATCACAGATGCCTAGTTGACCAGCGGCTGACCAGACACGTGAGCGAGCCCAGCTGAAACCACCCACACACAGCCTTGATCGGCTGAACCCAAGACAGAGAGCCAGGCAGCTGTTGATTGCTGTATGCCCCTGAACTTTGGTGGTGGTCTGTTACACAGTATTCCGGCAATAGAAAACTGATACTATgaacacatgaattttaaaagttgcttttgCCAAAACTGGCtaaggaatatttttattcttctgaggGCAGTTAAGGTTTCTGATAAGGACAGTTGGAACAGAGCACAGAAATCTGGAACTCCAGGAGTGGGGGATGCAGCATCAGATTCCATCTTGAATTTCCACTAAAATACTTTGTACTCATAGTGGAACTCAACAAAGATCTGTATTTCATCTGTGGCTCAATCTTCCCTCTGGGTCAAGTAGATGCTAAGCTGGACCTTGGCACACCTCTTAACCATGAAGAGATCTAGCTAGACAGACAGACTCCACCATTTATGGAACAAGAATTCAATTTAttctctataaaacattttttaaaagtgccttGGGTATAAAAATCTAAATGTCTGTGGTGTGATTGGTCAGGAGCATGTAACTATCACTCTTCGCATCCTTTGGTCACTGGGAGATCCTTTGGGGCTGGGAGGTCCTTCTGTCCCAGGCTAAAGGAAGAGCTTCACAAGGGTAAGAGCCACAGAACCCTCAGCAAGAAAGGCGGGTCAGGGAGAATGAATGGtacagaggaaaggaaggaaagggggtgGAACGGAGGTAGGAGGCAAGGAAGGGATGCCGCACTTGAGACCGATGGGGACACTCTGATTTGCAAGAGGGAAGATCTTCCTTCTTGAATGCTGAACACAGCTGGTCTGAACCTTCCTTGGAAAGTCCAGCTGCTTCCCCATGCATAGGGCCAACTCTCCCCGCAGAGCAGAAAACGTAGCTTCTATCAGGAAGGAAAAGTATCCATCAGTGTGACAAGAGGTCACCTTCGAACTTGCAAGAACTCCTTGCGCAGCCACAAAGAGTCCTGGTAGAAGCGAGGGTCGCCTAGTCTTATGGCTGTCCGTTTATAGAAGTAGCAGTACAACACTGCCGCTGCAGGGAGGAAGCAGAAGAGAAGCCTCAGCGGTGCTCCTGAGTATCATTTCAGGTTAAGAACAGAACCTAATGAggctgggcagctctgcctcctgatttCCCATGGTCTTCCAGCAAGGGCAGGGGCAGTAATCCTTCCTTTCCTGGTGTGGCTGTTGCAACCATCCCAAACCAGCTGGGACAGGGCTGGGAAGCCAGAATCAAGGGCCTTACTGAAAGAGACACATGTGGGACAAGAGAGGTCTGATCTTGCTCTGGTCCTTACCTAGTCTCTGGAATACAAACAGCGTTTGAAGTCCATCTGTCCATATGAAGCTGTTGGAGTTTTTCCAGCGTAAGTTCTGAAGGAGATGTGAGACACACAAAAGTTAACGGCCACAAGAGGCCCTAATGTCTCCAACTTGGTTAGCTGCAGATGCCAGTTGGTTTAAAATCACGCtaacctctccctcctttctaCAACCCCAACGAGTGTTTCTCGAGGGAGCCTCAAGTTCCCTTTTTTGCTGCAAAGGGAACATCCTTTTAACTTTGAGGGAGGAAGTATGAACTAAGTTATTTATCCTCTTTCATTCCATAACCTTTGCCAAGGAGAAATGATATACTCATTATCTCAGGAGTTCAGCTGTCACTGTCTTGCCTTGAAAAACGCTGGCTCAGCTCTTGTCAGATAAAGACTTTGGTGCACTCAGGGTTTAATGAGATTAACGGCTTTTATAGTACAAAGCTAGGACCTATTTTGGCTCCAGGAACCAGAGCACAGAATCCTCTTCAGGAAGCGCCCAGAGACTCTGGTGTTGCTTTGCTTCTTTCCTGGGAGTTCTACTTCTCTCTGTGGAATCACAAGCGCAACCTAACAGGGGGTTCAGGTGTGAAAGTGGCTTTAATAATGAAGTGACAACTAGAGAACCCTGAGGTTTTAAAGAGCTCAATTCAATTGAGTGCATGAGAAACATATAAGATATTAAAAGGGCTGGAAGAATTTGTGAAGCAGAAGAAATCTGAAACCATGGGCACTGGATCCGATCTGAGGCCTATGTTACAACCAAAGGGAGGCATCTTGGAGGCCGGTTCTCCTAGTTAAAGTGATGGGAGCTCGGCAGAGGGCATGGGGCACTCAAAGGCAAGCAGCAATCCTGCCTGGCTACTTCCCAGATACAGCCACTGCCTACAGCATTTGCCATGGGGCACTGATGCCTAAGAATAACCTGTATCGACATCCACCTGCCCAAATAACTAATGATGAAACACATTCAACTACCTGTTTTAGCCCTGGTAGGCCTGTTTGGGGCAAAGGTGAATTGCATGTTCTGGAAGAGTCCGGTGACTCTTGGACAAGGCTGTTTTTCAACACCTAAGGTTGGTCAAGAGTACCTTATGAAACTCTCACATGCCCAGAGCTCCAACCCAAACCACTTTCATTTCTCCTGTTCTCTATGAAGGATTGTGTGAGATGTCAAAGAATGAAGCTGAGTTCCCAGAGAAAAGATATCccagtggccgggcatggtggctcatgcctgtaattccagccctttcggaggctgaggcgggaggatcacgaggtcaagagattgaaaccatcctggccaacatggtgaaaccctgtctctactaaaaataaaaaaattagctggggcatggtggtgcgtgcctgtaatcccaggtactcgcttgaacctgggaagtggaggttgcagtaagctgagatcgtgccactgcactgcactccagcctggtgacagagcgcaactctgtctcaaaaaaaaaaaaaaaaaaaggaaagaaaagttatCCCTAGCCCTTTAGGGATTCAGGAATTCAgagttcaggctgggcacagtgactcatgcctgtaattttagcactttgggaggcagaagcaggagaatcgcttgagctcaggagttcaagaccagccttggtaacacagtaagaccccatctctatttaaaattacaattaaaaaaagaatccagaCTTCCACTCTTACCATGACCCAGACATGAAGGGAGATGCTGAGGGCAAAGTACACAGCTGTCAGGATGATGGTCCCTTTGAACTTATGGAATAGGAGGTTGACCAGGCCAGCCTGGAAGACGAAGGTGTTGAATAACATGAggaaaatgatgatgatgttgaagAGGACTGCAATATCCTGGATGCTGTAGACATAAAAAAAGTACAACCAATGGAGGCCTGCGTGAGGACCCAAGAGCAGGTACTATGTCCTGAGGGACACCACGAGGCCTGTCCTTTCCTGTGAGATAGGCATCTGACATCTTAAACCCTCACAGAGATAACATGGGTTTTGGGACCTGAATGACATGAAGCTAAAATTACCTAAAATTACCCACTGGCCCCATCAGTTAGATTGCAGTCCATAGTCAAGACTTTCCTGCTCtgatactctttttatttttaaaatttcttccataCATAGTCCTATAGAAGATTCTCTGAGACTCTTTTTTTTCAAGACacggtctcgttctgttgcccagactggagtgcagtggtatgatcacagctcactgcagcgacttcctgggctccagtgatcctcctgcctcaccctcctgagtagctgggaccacaggtgtgtgccactatactcagctaattaaaaaaaaattagctcatgcctgtaattccagcactttggaaggctgaggagggtggatcacttgaggtcaagagtttgagaccagcctggccaacatggcaaaaccccatctctactaaaaatacaaaaattagctaggtgtggtaaattagcagggtgtggtagcgtacacctataatcgcagctactagggaggctgaggcagaattgcttgaacccagggggtggaggttgcagtgagctgagattgtgccatgccactgcactccagcctggtgacagagctagactccgtctcaaaaaaaaaaaaaaaaaaaattattttttagtagaaacgaggtctcactatgttgcccaggctatctgacactcttaacattttttttttgttttttgagatggagtcttgttctgttgcccaggctggagtacagtggcatgatcatggcttactgcaacctctgcctcctgggttcaagcgattctcctgcctcagcctcccaagtagctagaattacaggcacgtgacaccatgcccatctaatttttatatttttagtagagatggggtttcttcatgttggtcaggctggtctcgaattcccgacctcgggtgatctgcccaccttggcctcccaaagtgttgggattacaagtatgagccaccgtgcctggcttttttttttttttttttgagatagagtctttgtcacctggttggagtgcagtggcatgatcatggctcactgtagccttgaactccagggcttaagcaatccttctacctcagcatcctgaatcactgggattacaggtatgtggcaccacgcctagctaattttaaaaatttttattaggtagggacagggtcttgctatgttgcccaggctggtcttcaaactcccagtctcaaaagatcctcctgccttggtctcccaaagtcctgggattaagggtgtgagccactgtacccagcctactAATAACTCTAAGACACTAAATCACCACTGTCAGGGCCTTTGAATTGCTTGGGTTCAGCTTTCAGAGTGCCTTACTGCACGCACATGAAGAGCACAAGCTGGATGACAGGAGCCTTTCGGAGCAGTTCTGAGAAGGAATTGACAAAGAGGTCATAGGACAGCAGCAGGAACTGCAGAGAGAGCACCAGGCTGTAGTTACTGGTCTGGAgcatcttccttctgttttcttggGCCCCCAAGGGCACATCCCACAGTTCCCCAGAAAACAGCTCCTGGCTCTCTCCCTACCACTAAGGGAGATGCTTCTAGTTCCTTTGAATCAGAGCTGTTTCCCTTGCTCTAAGGCAAGCACCTGTTGGAGTGAAAAAATAAGCAGGGTTAGAAATGTATTAATACCATAAACATTTACTGAcgacctactgtgtgccaggtaccaCTCCAGTTGCGTGGGATACTTTAGCGAAAAAACCAACAACCAAAAGTCCCCAAGAAGTCATTTATTCTAGGACCTTCACCAACTTTTCTCCATGCCTGGAACCTTCTAAATGCAGAGCTGTCTCTAACCAAAGGAACCTAGTAGTATTACTGAGAAGAATGACTGCCTGGTCATGTAGTAGCAGTGGTAACAAAAATGGCAGCAAATCCTTACACATTGCTTACAATGTGCCAGGGAGTGTTCTACAAGCACTAACATTATTTAAACCTCACAAGGTAGATGATATAATACATTATTAccttctccattttacagatgagaaaattgaggccaagagaggtaaaataatttgtccaaggtcacatcgTTAGTAAGTAGCAGAGATGGTATTCGGATGCAGGCTGCCTGGTCCACAGTCTGTGCTCTTAACTACTAGACTTAAGCTGTCTCTTACAGAACTAATAGACCAAAACTTAACTAGGCAGGAAAAATGCCGGCACAGAAGTGTGAAGTGCGGTAGGCATAAAAAGCAGAGAGGAAATAGGGGTCTCCCGGAAAGCTTTATCTTTAGGGTTATAGTAGCAACACAGTGGCAGTTGTTTCTTTTCATCTATTCCAAGACCCACAAGTTGCTCTGGGGGTGTCCTATGACCCTGCTGCTGTGCCAAATCtataaagaaatttcaaaatgctTTGGAGTGTTAGCGATAAAATTAGCATCGGTAAAATGTTTTGCAATTTATAAGCTCTTTTCACATTTCTAACCTTACTTAATCCTACAACCATCTTGAGAAGTAGCcattataatgtatattatccccattttacacagaGGCTCCGGAAGGTTAAGACACCTCCTCCACCTCAGCTGGTGAAGTCCCACCTTACTGGACGTATGTACGCGGTTTCCtcattcattatatatatataatgaatatatatacacacacacatatacacacatatatatatagagaaagaatatatatacacacatatatatatggaaagagagagagagtcttgctctgtcgccaggctggagtgcagtggcatgatctcggctcactgcaacctccacctctcgggttcaaacgattctcctgcctcagcctcccgagtacctgggactacaggcgcgtgccaccacgcctggctaattttttgtatttttagtagagacggagtttcaccatgttagccaggatggtctcgatctcctaacctggtgatccgcccgcctcggcctcccaaagtgctgggattacaggcgtgagacaccgcgcccggccgcattaaATAATACTGATAGCTACTAGCTAGGTACCCACACCACGATAAACTTGTCAACCAAGATCATTTCCTTTAATCCTCCCTACAACTCTGCAAGGTGGGAATTATTCCCATTCTACAGGAAACGACACAGGAGTCAGAGTTCAAGGCATTCCTCCAGGTCTCAAGTCAGCAGAACCAGGCTTCGTAACTGTGACGCCAAATCCGTGCTCTTAATCACTACTCACAGGCCACCATCCAGGGCTGTTTTGAGGATCCATTATGCAGAAACGCCCATGGCTGTCTCTACGTACGACGATCCCCTCCAGTTTAGGGCAGTGGGGATTCGCAAGCTCATGAAGCTCTTTAATTCGTC from Piliocolobus tephrosceles isolate RC106 chromosome 13, ASM277652v3, whole genome shotgun sequence encodes:
- the TMEM138 gene encoding transmembrane protein 138 isoform X7; the protein is MLQTSNYSLVLSLQFLLLSYDLFVNSFSELLRKAPVIQLVLFIIQDIAVLFNIIIIFLMLFNTFVFQAGLVNLLFHKFKGTIILTAVYFALSISLHVWVMNLRWKNSNSFIWTDGLQTLFVFQRLAAVLYCYFYKRTAIRLGDPRFYQDSLWLRKEFLQVRR
- the TMEM138 gene encoding transmembrane protein 138 isoform X3; protein product: MLQTSNYSLVLSLQFLLLSYDLFVNSFSELLRKAPVIQLVLFMCVHIQDIAVLFNIIIIFLMLFNTFVFQAGLVNLLFHKFKGTIILTAVYFALSISLHVWVMNLRWKNSNSFIWTDGLQTLFVFQRLEATFSALRGELALCMGKQLDFPRKVQTSCVQHSRRKIFPLANQSVPIGLKCGIPSLPPTSVPPPFLPFLCTIHSP
- the TMEM138 gene encoding transmembrane protein 138 isoform X1, yielding MRSVGGSPKSASGEAGRARSRPRPERRRLQHGGRTGHRAGRESRGLASSTAQTGPASSIYFRNLKPASGSRDGVPVTTDVGVWSIQDIAVLFNIIIIFLMLFNTFVFQAGLVNLLFHKFKGTIILTAVYFALSISLHVWVMNLRWKNSNSFIWTDGLQTLFVFQRLEATFSALRGELALCMGKQLDFPRKVQTSCVQHSRRKIFPLANQSVPIGLKCGIPSLPPTSVPPPFLPFLCTIHSP
- the TMEM138 gene encoding transmembrane protein 138 isoform X5 → MDPQNSPGWWPFLLLSYDLFVNSFSELLRKAPVIQLVLFMCVHIQDIAVLFNIIIIFLMLFNTFVFQAGLVNLLFHKFKGTIILTAVYFALSISLHVWVMNLRWKNSNSFIWTDGLQTLFVFQRLEATFSALRGELALCMGKQLDFPRKVQTSCVQHSRRKIFPLANQSVPIGLKCGIPSLPPTSVPPPFLPFLCTIHSP
- the TMEM138 gene encoding transmembrane protein 138 isoform X4, yielding MLQTSNYSLVLSLQFLLLSYDLFVNSFSELLRKAPVIQLVLFIIQDIAVLFNIIIIFLMLFNTFVFQAGLVNLLFHKFKGTIILTAVYFALSISLHVWVMNLRWKNSNSFIWTDGLQTLFVFQRLEATFSALRGELALCMGKQLDFPRKVQTSCVQHSRRKIFPLANQSVPIGLKCGIPSLPPTSVPPPFLPFLCTIHSP
- the TMEM138 gene encoding transmembrane protein 138 isoform X6; translated protein: MDPQNSPGWWPFLLLSYDLFVNSFSELLRKAPVIQLVLFIIQDIAVLFNIIIIFLMLFNTFVFQAGLVNLLFHKFKGTIILTAVYFALSISLHVWVMNLRWKNSNSFIWTDGLQTLFVFQRLEATFSALRGELALCMGKQLDFPRKVQTSCVQHSRRKIFPLANQSVPIGLKCGIPSLPPTSVPPPFLPFLCTIHSP
- the TMEM138 gene encoding transmembrane protein 138 isoform X2, which translates into the protein MRSVGGSPKSASGEAGRARSRPRPERRRLQHGGRTGHRAGRESRGLASSTAQTGPASSIYFRNLKPASGSRDGVPVTTDVGVWSIQDIAVLFNIIIIFLMLFNTFVFQAGLVNLLFHKFKGTIILTAVYFALSISLHVWVMNLRWKNSNSFIWTDGLQTLFVFQRLAAVLYCYFYKRTAIRLGDPRFYQDSLWLRKEFLQVRR